In the genome of Gordonia rubripertincta, one region contains:
- a CDS encoding TetR/AcrR family transcriptional regulator, whose translation MDRDRMVDVGVGLVSRFGAKTLSLTSVARHAGVARATAYRMFGGRNALVAAIVDREVSLLRVKLREWSASAPDAAGKVRAQVVNVLPYIREHEALQYVLRKEPEEIVRALVATSDSSGPTLIHQIVDQTLPDLDPTIRDQLVPDPRGAAEFLVRTIYSLMLIPDSSLTDEQIADLVVRAVVKNEE comes from the coding sequence ATGGATCGTGACCGCATGGTGGACGTCGGAGTGGGACTCGTCTCCCGCTTCGGCGCCAAGACGTTGAGTCTGACGTCCGTGGCGCGTCACGCAGGTGTCGCCCGGGCCACCGCTTACCGCATGTTCGGCGGGCGGAACGCGCTGGTCGCGGCGATCGTCGACCGCGAGGTCTCGTTGCTGCGCGTGAAGCTGCGGGAGTGGTCGGCCTCCGCACCCGACGCCGCGGGCAAGGTCCGCGCGCAGGTCGTGAACGTGCTGCCCTACATCCGTGAGCACGAGGCGCTCCAGTACGTGCTGCGCAAGGAGCCCGAGGAGATCGTGCGGGCGCTTGTCGCGACGAGCGATTCCTCCGGTCCCACGCTCATCCACCAGATCGTCGACCAGACGCTGCCCGATCTCGATCCGACGATCCGGGACCAGCTCGTCCCGGACCCGCGTGGGGCCGCGGAGTTCCTGGTGCGGACGATCTACTCGTTGATGCTCATCCCGGACAGTTCGCTCACCGACGAGCAGATCGCCGATCTCGTCGTGCGGGCGGTCGTCAAGAACGAGGAGTGA
- a CDS encoding acetate kinase produces MSADTAGAVLVFNAGSSSLKYQLVQPDTGVVIADGIAERIGDAGSSMTHEQNGETVTESVPLPDHLTAVRRAEQFFADNGTDLVHAGLAAVGHRVVHGGRSFYEPTLVDDWVISEIKRISTLAPLHNPANLVGIEAARTLLPDVPSVAVFDTAFFHGLPAAAATYAIDREVAAEHAIRRYGFHGTSHEYVSGRAAEFLGKDVTELDQIVLHLGNGASASAISGGQPVDTSMGMTPLEGLVMGTRSGDIDPGLVLHLNRVAHLSVDEIDTLLNQRSGLRGLCGENDFRSITELVDAGDEDARRAYDVYIHRLRHYLGAYTFGLDRLDAITFTAGVGENSVRVRADALAGLERFGIVLDPERNAAADRSARRISADASAVDVLVVPTNEELAIARQSAALVAEKVGGQP; encoded by the coding sequence GTGAGCGCCGACACCGCCGGGGCGGTCCTCGTCTTCAACGCCGGCTCCTCGTCGCTGAAATATCAACTGGTACAGCCCGACACCGGGGTGGTCATCGCGGACGGGATCGCCGAACGCATCGGCGACGCCGGGTCGTCGATGACGCACGAACAGAACGGGGAGACGGTCACCGAGTCGGTACCGCTGCCCGATCATCTGACGGCGGTCCGGCGGGCCGAACAGTTCTTCGCCGACAACGGCACCGACCTCGTACACGCCGGGCTCGCGGCGGTCGGGCACCGTGTGGTGCACGGGGGTCGGTCGTTCTACGAGCCGACCCTCGTCGACGACTGGGTGATCTCGGAGATCAAGCGGATCTCCACCCTTGCGCCGCTGCACAATCCGGCGAACCTCGTCGGCATCGAGGCGGCCCGGACGCTGCTCCCCGACGTGCCGTCGGTCGCGGTGTTCGACACGGCCTTCTTCCACGGGCTGCCGGCGGCCGCCGCAACCTACGCGATCGACCGCGAGGTGGCCGCCGAACACGCCATCCGGCGGTACGGATTCCACGGCACCAGCCACGAGTACGTGTCGGGTCGCGCGGCCGAGTTCCTCGGGAAAGACGTGACCGAGCTCGATCAGATCGTGCTGCATCTCGGCAACGGCGCGTCGGCCTCGGCCATCTCGGGCGGACAACCCGTCGACACCAGCATGGGCATGACCCCGCTGGAGGGGCTGGTGATGGGAACCCGCAGCGGCGACATCGACCCCGGCCTGGTGCTACATCTCAACCGGGTGGCCCACCTGTCCGTCGACGAGATCGACACGCTGCTCAACCAGCGGTCGGGACTCCGAGGCCTGTGCGGCGAGAACGACTTCCGTTCCATCACCGAACTGGTCGACGCCGGCGACGAGGACGCCCGCCGCGCCTACGACGTCTACATCCACCGGTTGCGGCATTACCTCGGTGCGTACACCTTCGGACTCGACAGACTCGACGCGATCACCTTCACCGCGGGCGTCGGCGAGAACTCGGTGCGGGTCCGGGCGGACGCGCTGGCGGGGCTGGAGCGATTCGGGATCGTCCTCGACCCGGAGCGCAACGCAGCAGCGGACCGGTCGGCGCGTCGGATCTCCGCCGACGCCAGCGCCGTCGACGTACTGGTGGTCCCGACGAACGAGGAACTCGCCATCGCCCGGCAGTCGGCTGCGCTCGTCGCGGAGAAGGTCGGCGGGCAACCCTAG
- a CDS encoding DMT family transporter, which produces MTSRLSSPAVLGVSLPALAALITVVLWASAFVGIRALGDSFSPGAMAFLRLLAAVLPLTVIMLAVKLRRRSTADDDRTATGRFPRGRALMLVIAYGVAWFAGYTILLNWAEQHLDAGTAALLVNLAPILVAVAAGLFFGEGFPRHLVIGMTIAFAGVVLIATGGSATADAHADWLGVLLGIAAAVLYAAGVLIQKSALRTVDALTATWLGALAGLVATLPFAPAAVSELAHADASAIAAVIYLGVGPTAIAFSTWAYALARTDAGAMAATTLVVPAIVILMSWALLDELPTGVGIVGGVLCIGGVAIARQLLPRTRRAGRVDATGSRPANDEASSMNLGAESCVEDRSPSST; this is translated from the coding sequence ATGACCTCGCGCCTCTCGTCCCCCGCAGTTCTCGGCGTCTCGCTCCCGGCGTTGGCTGCCCTCATCACCGTCGTGTTGTGGGCGTCGGCGTTCGTGGGCATCCGGGCGCTGGGCGACTCCTTCTCGCCAGGGGCGATGGCGTTCTTGCGGCTGCTCGCGGCAGTCCTACCGCTGACGGTCATCATGCTCGCGGTGAAATTGCGGAGACGCAGCACCGCCGACGACGACCGTACGGCCACCGGTCGGTTTCCACGTGGACGCGCGTTGATGCTGGTCATCGCCTACGGCGTCGCCTGGTTCGCCGGCTACACCATCCTGCTGAACTGGGCCGAACAGCACCTCGACGCCGGGACCGCGGCGCTGCTGGTGAACCTGGCCCCGATCCTCGTCGCGGTCGCTGCCGGCCTGTTCTTCGGTGAAGGGTTCCCGCGACATCTGGTGATCGGCATGACGATCGCATTCGCCGGCGTCGTGCTGATCGCCACGGGCGGATCCGCCACCGCCGACGCACATGCCGACTGGCTCGGAGTGCTCCTGGGGATCGCCGCCGCGGTGCTCTACGCCGCGGGCGTCCTCATCCAGAAGTCCGCGCTCCGCACGGTCGACGCGCTGACCGCGACCTGGCTCGGTGCGCTCGCCGGTCTCGTCGCGACGCTCCCGTTCGCGCCGGCAGCGGTCTCCGAACTCGCCCACGCCGACGCCTCCGCGATCGCCGCGGTGATCTATCTCGGCGTCGGTCCCACCGCGATCGCGTTCTCGACGTGGGCGTATGCCCTCGCGCGGACCGATGCCGGCGCCATGGCCGCGACGACCCTCGTGGTCCCGGCAATAGTCATCCTGATGTCCTGGGCACTTCTCGACGAACTGCCCACCGGCGTCGGGATCGTCGGCGGCGTGCTGTGTATCGGCGGGGTGGCGATCGCCCGTCAGTTGCTGCCGCGAACCCGCCGGGCCGGACGTGTCGATGCCACTGGATCTCGCCCGGCGAACGACGAGGCGTCGAGTATGAACCTCGGGGCAGAATCCTGCGTCGAGGACAGAAGCCCGAGTTCCACATAG
- a CDS encoding FAD-binding oxidoreductase, whose amino-acid sequence MTGKQESTADETAIPVVEMRRPRWGDPARVTELPAAAAALAGDATEDRGVRPEAVAPPAATVPSAVRADLEAVVGAEHVVGSDDTRIQHTRGYSTPDLLRLRTGDASDAPDLVIYPGDHDDVVRILQICAEAKVAVVPFTGGTSVVGGLAPERVGFAGVVSLDLRRLDRLVGIDEISRIATLQAGLRGSAAEALLREQGWTLGHFPQSYEGAGIGGYAATRSAGQSSAGYGRFDEMVEGLVLATPRGTVEVGTAPRSAAGPDLRQLILGSEGAFGVITSVRLRVHPTPKARLFEGWRFASFADGATALRRLAQDGPLPTVIRLSDEIETAINLADPAQLGGESTGCLVVTGYEGEEREVLRRRDAASEMLVGAGGTALGAGPGESWRTGRFAGPYLRDPLLDAGLLVETLETVTYWSKLHELRASVTAAITDTLTASGTPPLVMCHISHVYSSGASLYFTVVAPFGADPIAEWAAAKTAANNAIRAAGASITHHHAIGRDHRDAYHDEIGPLALEALRAVKATVDPDGVCNPGILL is encoded by the coding sequence ATGACCGGGAAACAGGAGTCCACCGCGGACGAGACCGCGATCCCGGTCGTCGAGATGCGCCGGCCCCGCTGGGGCGACCCGGCCCGCGTCACCGAGTTGCCCGCCGCCGCGGCCGCGCTTGCGGGCGACGCCACCGAGGATCGGGGAGTCCGTCCTGAGGCGGTCGCCCCGCCCGCAGCGACCGTGCCGTCGGCGGTGCGCGCCGACCTGGAAGCCGTGGTGGGCGCCGAGCACGTCGTCGGCTCCGACGACACCCGCATCCAGCACACCCGGGGCTACTCGACGCCCGACCTGCTCCGGCTGCGCACCGGTGACGCCTCCGATGCCCCGGACCTGGTGATCTATCCCGGCGATCACGACGACGTCGTACGAATCCTGCAGATCTGCGCCGAGGCGAAGGTCGCGGTCGTGCCGTTCACCGGCGGTACCTCGGTCGTGGGCGGTCTCGCCCCCGAGCGAGTCGGGTTCGCCGGTGTCGTCAGCCTCGACCTCCGTCGCCTCGACCGTCTCGTCGGGATCGACGAGATCTCCCGCATCGCCACCCTCCAGGCCGGCCTTCGCGGCAGCGCCGCCGAAGCGCTTCTCCGCGAGCAGGGTTGGACGCTCGGCCACTTCCCGCAGTCCTACGAGGGTGCCGGGATCGGTGGCTACGCGGCGACCCGGTCGGCGGGCCAGTCGTCGGCGGGTTACGGACGGTTCGACGAGATGGTCGAGGGACTCGTGCTCGCCACCCCGCGCGGCACCGTCGAGGTCGGGACGGCACCCCGGTCCGCGGCCGGACCCGACCTCCGCCAGCTGATCCTCGGCTCCGAGGGCGCCTTCGGCGTCATCACCAGCGTCCGCCTGCGTGTTCATCCCACACCGAAGGCACGACTCTTCGAGGGTTGGCGGTTCGCCTCCTTCGCCGACGGTGCGACCGCGCTCCGTCGCCTCGCTCAGGATGGCCCCCTACCCACCGTGATCCGTCTGTCCGATGAGATCGAGACCGCGATCAATCTCGCCGATCCCGCACAGCTCGGCGGGGAGTCGACAGGATGTCTCGTCGTCACCGGCTACGAGGGGGAGGAGCGTGAGGTGCTCCGACGTCGCGACGCCGCGTCGGAGATGCTCGTCGGCGCCGGTGGCACGGCACTCGGGGCCGGCCCCGGAGAGTCTTGGCGCACAGGACGTTTCGCTGGACCCTACCTACGCGACCCGCTACTCGACGCCGGTCTGCTGGTCGAGACCCTGGAGACCGTCACCTATTGGTCGAAGCTGCACGAGCTGCGGGCCTCGGTCACCGCCGCGATCACTGACACGCTTACCGCATCGGGCACACCGCCGCTGGTGATGTGCCACATCAGCCACGTCTACTCCTCCGGTGCCTCGCTGTACTTCACCGTGGTCGCACCGTTCGGCGCCGACCCGATCGCGGAGTGGGCAGCGGCGAAAACCGCGGCGAACAACGCGATCCGGGCCGCCGGAGCGAGTATCACCCATCATCACGCCATCGGCCGTGACCATCGCGATGCCTACCATGACGAGATCGGGCCGCTGGCTCTCGAAGCACTGCGTGCGGTGAAGGCGACCGTCGATCCCGACGGCGTCTGCAATCCCGGCATCCTGCTCTGA
- the pta gene encoding phosphate acetyltransferase, with protein sequence MLGRMATDAAVTDPAAGDRNTGDGGADESTTSIYLASAEGETGKSVVALGLLALLAATGGRVGVFRPIIRANGDKRDPLLDLLIDYDSVDVPYEDCLGVTYEQVHEDPDSAIGEIVARFHALATHCDRVVIVGSDYTDVGTPSELSFNARIAANLSAPMVIALKANDRSPDEIADLAAGLVSEVGAAHATPIAIVANRCDPDRLDEIRTTLRRIGVPSLCLPEEPILFAPTMAELKEALGATMYSGDEELLDHEALRVMVGGMTVEHILERLTDGTVVITPADRSDVLLALVNANTAHGFPRLSGIILNGGLKPHPMIEALVSGLKPTLPIISCPHGTYDTARTAAHTRGRLNAGSARKIEAALSLMETYVDPEVVMRNLNVDVPSVVTPQMFEYRLISRARAQRKHIVLPEGGDDRILRAASRLLRRGVADLTLLGDPDAVQARAIELGLDLAEATVIDPATSEYLDEFARIYTDLRKHKGMDLERAQEKMLDVSYFGTMMVHTGRADGMVSGAAHTTAHTIRPAFEIIKTKPGVSTVSSVFFMCLADTVLAYGDCAIVPDPTDEQLADIAISSAETSAAFGIDPRVAMLSYSTGTSGSGADVEKVKTATELVRKRAPELLVEGPIQYDAAVEPSVAATKMPDSPVAGRATVLIFPDLNTGNNTYKAVQRSAGAVAIGPVLQGLNKPINDLSRGALVSDIVNTVAITAIQAQHVDADTATAGDAR encoded by the coding sequence ATGCTGGGGCGCATGGCCACCGACGCTGCCGTTACCGACCCCGCCGCTGGAGATCGAAACACCGGGGATGGAGGTGCTGACGAGTCGACGACCAGCATCTACCTCGCGTCGGCAGAGGGGGAGACCGGGAAGTCGGTCGTGGCGCTGGGCCTGTTGGCGCTGCTCGCGGCGACCGGCGGCCGGGTCGGCGTCTTCCGTCCGATCATCCGCGCCAACGGTGACAAGCGGGACCCGCTGCTCGACCTCCTGATCGACTACGACTCGGTGGACGTGCCCTACGAGGACTGCCTGGGCGTGACCTACGAGCAGGTCCACGAGGATCCCGATTCCGCCATCGGTGAGATCGTCGCCCGATTCCATGCGCTGGCAACGCACTGCGACCGCGTCGTGATCGTCGGTTCGGACTACACCGACGTCGGAACCCCGTCGGAGCTGAGCTTCAACGCACGCATCGCCGCCAATCTGTCGGCCCCGATGGTGATCGCGCTGAAGGCCAACGACCGGTCTCCCGACGAGATCGCCGATCTCGCCGCGGGGCTGGTGTCCGAGGTCGGCGCCGCCCACGCCACCCCGATCGCGATCGTGGCGAACCGCTGCGATCCGGACCGACTCGACGAGATCCGGACGACGCTGCGCCGCATCGGGGTGCCGAGTCTGTGTCTCCCCGAGGAGCCGATCCTGTTCGCTCCCACCATGGCCGAACTGAAGGAGGCGCTCGGCGCCACCATGTACAGCGGCGACGAGGAGCTCCTCGACCACGAGGCGTTGCGGGTGATGGTGGGCGGCATGACCGTCGAACACATTCTGGAACGTCTCACCGACGGCACAGTCGTGATCACCCCCGCCGACCGCTCCGACGTCCTCCTGGCACTCGTGAATGCCAATACCGCGCACGGCTTCCCGCGACTGTCGGGCATCATCCTCAATGGCGGGCTCAAACCGCACCCGATGATCGAGGCCCTCGTGAGCGGGCTCAAGCCGACGCTGCCGATCATCAGCTGTCCGCACGGCACCTACGACACCGCGCGGACCGCGGCCCACACCCGTGGCCGACTCAACGCCGGATCGGCTCGCAAGATCGAGGCGGCGCTGTCGCTGATGGAGACCTACGTCGATCCCGAGGTAGTCATGCGCAACCTCAATGTCGACGTCCCGTCGGTCGTCACTCCGCAGATGTTCGAGTACCGCCTCATCTCCCGGGCACGGGCGCAGCGCAAGCACATCGTGCTCCCCGAGGGCGGCGACGATCGCATCCTGCGGGCGGCGAGCAGACTCCTCCGCCGCGGCGTCGCCGACCTGACATTGCTCGGCGACCCGGATGCCGTGCAGGCGAGGGCGATCGAACTCGGCCTGGACCTCGCAGAGGCCACCGTCATCGACCCGGCCACTTCGGAGTATCTGGACGAGTTCGCCCGGATCTACACCGATCTGCGCAAACACAAGGGCATGGATCTCGAACGCGCACAGGAGAAGATGCTCGACGTCTCCTACTTCGGCACCATGATGGTGCACACCGGGCGCGCCGACGGGATGGTGTCGGGTGCGGCCCACACGACCGCCCACACCATCCGGCCGGCCTTCGAGATCATCAAGACCAAGCCGGGGGTCTCCACGGTGTCGAGTGTGTTCTTCATGTGCCTGGCCGACACGGTTCTCGCCTACGGTGACTGCGCGATCGTGCCCGACCCCACGGACGAACAACTCGCTGACATCGCCATCTCGTCCGCCGAGACGTCGGCGGCCTTCGGCATCGACCCGCGCGTCGCGATGCTGTCGTACTCCACCGGGACATCCGGCTCGGGTGCCGATGTCGAGAAGGTCAAGACGGCAACCGAACTCGTCCGGAAGCGCGCTCCCGAGTTGCTCGTGGAGGGGCCGATCCAGTACGACGCGGCGGTCGAACCGTCGGTCGCGGCGACCAAGATGCCCGACTCCCCGGTCGCCGGCCGGGCCACCGTGCTGATCTTCCCCGATCTCAACACCGGCAACAACACCTACAAGGCGGTGCAGCGCAGCGCCGGTGCCGTCGCGATCGGACCGGTCCTGCAGGGTCTCAACAAGCCGATCAACGACCTGAGCCGTGGTGCACTGGTGTCCGACATCGTCAACACGGTGGCCATCACCGCGATCCAGGCGCAGCACGTCGACGCCGACACGGCCACCGCCGGAGACGCGCGGTGA